The following DNA comes from Candidatus Peregrinibacteria bacterium.
AATGCGCTGATCTTCTGGAATTTTCATCAAATCTTTGTATTGTTCGGTTTCTTTAGTAGTAGGTTTTATATCCTCATCCTTTAATCCATTTAGAACTTCATCTTTAATAGGAGATTGTTGATGAAAAGGTATATCGATAATCATTTCCTCCTTTTTTTTGGGAGGTGAATTAAAATTAAATACTCTTCCGACATAGTGAACCATCATTCTTCCCGATCTTCCTTTAATATTAGAATAATCAAAAAAATCAATTAGTGTCTTCTTCCCTTTAGTTTTATCAAAAAATATCACATTTTTTGCACTTGTATTTACTCCTTCAATAATAGTTGATGTGCAAAATATATATTTAAGTTTTTTGTCATTAAAATAATCTATCATTGAAGAGTTTATATGTTTCGGTAATGCTCCATCATTAATACCTATTTCGAACTCTAGGCATTTTATTAAATTCCATTGAGGGCTAACATTTTGTTTGATCCATTCTATCAACGGTAAAGAATCTTTTTTTTGAATATTTTTTGTCTCTAAAAAAGTACAAAAATTATTAGAAAGTTCTCGAACTCTTGATGGAGAAGAGCAATATATAATGGTTTGTTCATCTATTAATTCAAAAAGTTTTTCAAATAAAACATTTTCTTTGTATCCTTTATATTTCCTTGGTTTATCAAATTTTTCCTTTTGTCCAGAATAAACATCTATGGTTTTGTTATCAATTAACGAATAATTAGTCTTATAAAAAACAGCATTATATTTTTCTTCAAAGCCACAGGAAATATTATCAATATTTGGGCCCAAAAGATAAAATTTAGGAACTGGGTCTTGTTGCAATAATTTATAAAAAGAATTATTCAAAATATCCGATCTTTCATCGTCTCTTTCTGCACTTAATTTATAAAATTCATCAATAACAAAAAAATCTATTATAGGTAAATTTTTATATTCCATTACCCTTTCAGCAGTAAGCAAAAATAAATTTCCTTTCTCTTCTGAATATTCTTGTGAAGTTCTTACGATAATTTTGTATTTTTCCTTGTATTTTTTAAGCTTCTTTCTTGTTTCATCTAGCAAGGCAAGGGTTGGCTGAATAACTACAATATTTTTAAATTTTTTACTTGCTACAATTTCTTCAATTAAAAGACTTTTTCCGAAACTCGTTGGAGCACTAACAATAAGATTTTTCCCACTATCTAAAATACTTTTCAAATATTTTTGTTGTTCATGAAAATATTTATCTCCTAAATTTTCTGACAAATGACAACCTTTTCTAATTTCTCCAGCTAAGTTGTTAAACTGTAATTTTTCTTTTTCCTTTTCTAGATATGGGTAAAAACCTGCCGATTCTATCAAATCTGTCCAAATCTCATATGTTTCTTTCGGTAACTTTACCCAATTATCTAAAATATAAATAATTATTTTTCTTCCTTTTTCTTCATCAATTCTTAGTAAAACTGAAGTAATTTTTGCAAAAGAAAAACTTTCATCTATTGAAATAGAATCCTGTCTTTCTATTGCTGATATTACTTCTTCAATTTCCATAATTTATGAGTTTTGTTGATGAAAAAGTTTTGTATGTAGTCTTTTTACAAGTTCTTTTTTCGACGGAACGGGAAAAAGCATTAAAATAACATTTAAATTTGTTGAAATTGGTTCTCCAGAGTTTTCATAGGATTTTTTTAATTCTTCAATTTTTTTATCAAAAGATTCTTTCAAATTATTTATTTCTGTCTCATATTCTTTTTTAAATTCTTCGGTATTTTCATCTGTATTGTTTTCAAAAACTTTTGAAGTATATGTACATAAAAGTGGTATAGTTACTGATTTAAATAAGTCTTCCATTTTGCCTTTACCTGTTTGAATTTTGTCTAATTCAGAAAACCAAAAGTCTTTTTCTTTCAAAAATTGTTCGTATTCATTTTTTGTATTTTGATCTTCATAATTTTCTATTTTGTAAAAATTATCTGATTTTTTTCCAATCAAAATGAATTCACGCCTTAAAAAGTCATTTTTAAAATGTTCTTCAATATCTCCAATAAGTGCTTTTATCCCACTTTCACCATCTTTATAAAGTTTAGATTCCCCCAAATACAAAGATTTATTTGAAGAATCTTTAATACAATTACCTATATGTATTGCATCAAATCCATGAACAGTAATGCCATCACTATCTTTCAAATGAATTTTAGAAATAAGAGGAACTGTCTTTATAAAGTCTCTTAAAATAAGATGAAGAATTATTTCTCCAAACTCACCTCTTTTTAAATAGCTATCTGCAATTTCATCTTCATATTCAGAGTCTTCATCAACATATTTTTTCTTTGCTTCTTCAAAGATTTTTCTATCTGAATTGACGGTAATTTTATAGATGGATTTTGCAGCTTCGATTAACTTTCTCCTATCATAATTTTTTAATATTCCTGTATGATAGCCAAAAGAAAAATCGACCAAGACATCTAGTAAATAGTCTACTAAATGATCATATCTATATTTACCAATATCAAATCCAACACAATATGCCCTTAAATCAGCATTTGATATATGTTCTGATATTACATTTGTTGAATTGAATACTGATGATTGGTTCATAATTAAATGTATTTCTTAAAATTCTCCGCCTGTTCAAAAATTTCTTTAAAAATCTCGTCTTTTGGCACTGGCGGATAACCGTGTTTATCAAGAGTTAAAATTAAATCTACTTTTAATTCAGCTTTTATATCAGCTTTTTGAGACCAATCAGTATATCTTGCTTTATCATCTACGATTGCTTTGATAGCCTGAGAAAGTGCAATAAGTTTTTCCTCGGGGTAATCAAACTTATACTTTTCTGCAACTGCTTTTAAAATGTCATAGAAAGCTTTCTCTTCGAAATCTATTCCTAGTTTTTCAAAAGAATTTCTCTCTGTTTGTAGCTCTTTGAACAAGTTTGCAAATTGCTCGGCAACATCATCCAAAACATGACTTTGAAAAACATCGAAGTCTTTTCTCTCGTTGTAAACTTCGATCAATTTCTTGAGTTTTTTTGAGAAATCAACCCCCTTGATCCTGTTAGTCTTTTTAAATTCATCAATGGCTTTTGCTAGTAGTTTTTGTAAAAGCTTGATTTTAGTATTCGGTAATTTGATTTTTTCTATTTTTGCCAAATATTCATCACTAAAAATATCCGCATTATTTTCGGGCTGATTTTTATCCAATTTGAATATCTCTTCTATGCCTTCGCTGATTAAAGCCTCTTGAATCATTTGTTTTACCTTATCATTCATTTGTGCCGTATCAGGTGCATCACCTTTTGTGAGCTTGTGAATGATCGATCTGATTGCGAAATAAAAATGAATATAATCTCTTTCGGAACTGCTTATATTCTCGCTTGAGCAACATAAATCATAGGCTGATCGTAGCTTTTTCACCATTGCCATAAACCTCTTTTCAATCTCTTCTGTGAGCTGGGCAAATTCAGCCGCCTTATTTAAACAATTGAGCTTTTCTAGTGGTGTACCATTGAAATATTGCTTTGAATCAAATTTGTGAAATAGCTTTGAAAGCAGATCAAGCTGATCTTTTACGATTCCGACTGCTTTATCTGCATCAGCAAAATCATCACCGTGGACTTTGCTATATTTTGCAAGAGCAATATTCATATTGCTTTTGATCCCGATGTAATCAACAACAAGTCCAACCTCTTTGCCTTCATATACACGATTTACTCTTGAAATTGTTTGAATCAAGGAGTGCTGTTGAACTGGCTTATCAATATAAATTGCTTCCAAAAATGGGACATCAAAACCAGTAAGCCACATATCAACAACGATAGCGATTTTGAAGTTAGATTTAGCGTTTTTAAACTGTCTATCAAGTTCCTTTCGATCATCTTTTGTGCCAAGCATATCGTACAGAGCCTTCTCATCATCTTTATGTCTCGTCATCACCATTTTAATTTTTTCAATGGGTTTTATTTCTCGTTTTTCCTCTGCGGTTAGATTCGCACCTTCTTCACAAGCTTTTATTTCAGCCCATTCTGGTCGAAGAGCAATTACTTCTTTATAAAAGTTGTAGGCAATGCCTCTACTGGAAGAGACAAACATTACTTTTCCTTTTACGCTTGCACCTTCTTCAATTCTTTTTTCGTAATGTTCGACAAAATCTTCCGCTAATAATTTGAGTCTTTTTGGATCTCCCAAAATAACTTCCATTTGCGTAACGGCTTTTTTACTCTCTTCAATTTGGTAATCATTTGTACCTTCTTCGCCACATTTTTTGTAATACTCTTCAATCTCTTTTAATTTCTGATCATTGAGAAGAACTTTCGCCGCCCTGCCTTCATAAACGATTCTTACAGTAATTTCATCTTCAACCGACTCTTTCATCGTGTAAGCATCGGCCACTTCTCCAAAAACAGCCAAAGTTCCGTCAATAGGCGTGCCAGTAACCCCCACATAAGTGGCATTTGGCAACGAATCGTGCAGATATTTAGCAAAACCAAATTTTACATGAATGCCCTTATCTGTAATTTTTAGCTTTTGATCAAGATTAATTTGTGATCGGTGAGCCTCATCAGAAATACAGATCACATTTGTACGATCCGTTAAAAGTTCGGTGCTTTCAGTAAATTTATGAATAGTAGTCAAATACACGCCTCCGCTTTTGATTCCTTGCAATTTGTTTTTTAAATCCTCACGACTCTCCACGCTCACAACATTTTGATCGCCGATAAAACCTTTTGCATTGGTAAATTGACTAGAAAGCTGATCATCTAGATCAGTTCTGTCTGTGATTAAAACAATTGTTGGGCTTGATAAGTCTTTACTTTTCATGAGCAAACGAGACAGATAGAGCATTGTGAAGCTCTTTCCCGATCCAGTCGCTCCAAAATAAGTTCCTCCTTTTCCGCTTCCTTCTGGTCGCATATTGATTTTAATATTCTCAAAAAGCTTATTTGCCGCGTAATATTGCGGATAACGACAAACAATCTTTACATCATCTTTGGCGGTGTCAGGGAAATAAACGAAATTATGAATCACATCAACTAATCTTTTTTTATCAAAAAGCCCTTTCATCATCGTAAAAAGCGAGTCAATCCCATCCGCTGGTTCATCGGTATTATTGATTTTTCTCCAAGCGTAAAAGAAATCATAAGGTGCAAAGAGTGACCCCATTTTGTTATTGATTCCATCACTAATCACACAAAAAGCATTGTATTTGAAAAGCTCAGGAATATCTCTGCGGTATCGGACAGTTAACTGGGTATAAGCATCTTTTATCGTGGTGTTTTCTTTGATAGCACTTTTAAATTCAAGCACTGCCAAAGGAAGTCCGTTGATATACAAAATTCCATCGGGAATGCGTTTTTCGTATCCAAGTATTTCGAGTTGATTAACGATTTTAAAGATATTGTTTTCAGCTTCTCCATAATCAAGAAGCTCAATAAAAATATCTTTTTGTGTTCGATCTTCTCGCTTCAACACAAAACCATCAGCAATAAGTTTCATAATCGCTTTATTACTTCCGTAAAGGTCAGAACTGGGGAAAAATTCCAATTTACGAATAATCGAATCTATTTCACCACTCGTAATATTTTCTGCGGAATAGCGATTCAAAAGAAATTGCTTGAGATCATCGCGAAGCAAGACATCACTTATTTCTTTGTGAATAGTTTCTCCATGGCAATGTGGTATTTCAACTTCTTGAAA
Coding sequences within:
- a CDS encoding type I restriction endonuclease subunit R — protein: MKFTEETLERAVIELFQEVEIPHCHGETIHKEISDVLLRDDLKQFLLNRYSAENITSGEIDSIIRKLEFFPSSDLYGSNKAIMKLIADGFVLKREDRTQKDIFIELLDYGEAENNIFKIVNQLEILGYEKRIPDGILYINGLPLAVLEFKSAIKENTTIKDAYTQLTVRYRRDIPELFKYNAFCVISDGINNKMGSLFAPYDFFYAWRKINNTDEPADGIDSLFTMMKGLFDKKRLVDVIHNFVYFPDTAKDDVKIVCRYPQYYAANKLFENIKINMRPEGSGKGGTYFGATGSGKSFTMLYLSRLLMKSKDLSSPTIVLITDRTDLDDQLSSQFTNAKGFIGDQNVVSVESREDLKNKLQGIKSGGVYLTTIHKFTESTELLTDRTNVICISDEAHRSQINLDQKLKITDKGIHVKFGFAKYLHDSLPNATYVGVTGTPIDGTLAVFGEVADAYTMKESVEDEITVRIVYEGRAAKVLLNDQKLKEIEEYYKKCGEEGTNDYQIEESKKAVTQMEVILGDPKRLKLLAEDFVEHYEKRIEEGASVKGKVMFVSSSRGIAYNFYKEVIALRPEWAEIKACEEGANLTAEEKREIKPIEKIKMVMTRHKDDEKALYDMLGTKDDRKELDRQFKNAKSNFKIAIVVDMWLTGFDVPFLEAIYIDKPVQQHSLIQTISRVNRVYEGKEVGLVVDYIGIKSNMNIALAKYSKVHGDDFADADKAVGIVKDQLDLLSKLFHKFDSKQYFNGTPLEKLNCLNKAAEFAQLTEEIEKRFMAMVKKLRSAYDLCCSSENISSSERDYIHFYFAIRSIIHKLTKGDAPDTAQMNDKVKQMIQEALISEGIEEIFKLDKNQPENNADIFSDEYLAKIEKIKLPNTKIKLLQKLLAKAIDEFKKTNRIKGVDFSKKLKKLIEVYNERKDFDVFQSHVLDDVAEQFANLFKELQTERNSFEKLGIDFEEKAFYDILKAVAEKYKFDYPEEKLIALSQAIKAIVDDKARYTDWSQKADIKAELKVDLILTLDKHGYPPVPKDEIFKEIFEQAENFKKYI
- a CDS encoding DUF1837 domain-containing protein → MNQSSVFNSTNVISEHISNADLRAYCVGFDIGKYRYDHLVDYLLDVLVDFSFGYHTGILKNYDRRKLIEAAKSIYKITVNSDRKIFEEAKKKYVDEDSEYEDEIADSYLKRGEFGEIILHLILRDFIKTVPLISKIHLKDSDGITVHGFDAIHIGNCIKDSSNKSLYLGESKLYKDGESGIKALIGDIEEHFKNDFLRREFILIGKKSDNFYKIENYEDQNTKNEYEQFLKEKDFWFSELDKIQTGKGKMEDLFKSVTIPLLCTYTSKVFENNTDENTEEFKKEYETEINNLKESFDKKIEELKKSYENSGEPISTNLNVILMLFPVPSKKELVKRLHTKLFHQQNS
- a CDS encoding DEAD/DEAH box helicase, with the protein product MEIEEVISAIERQDSISIDESFSFAKITSVLLRIDEEKGRKIIIYILDNWVKLPKETYEIWTDLIESAGFYPYLEKEKEKLQFNNLAGEIRKGCHLSENLGDKYFHEQQKYLKSILDSGKNLIVSAPTSFGKSLLIEEIVASKKFKNIVVIQPTLALLDETRKKLKKYKEKYKIIVRTSQEYSEEKGNLFLLTAERVMEYKNLPIIDFFVIDEFYKLSAERDDERSDILNNSFYKLLQQDPVPKFYLLGPNIDNISCGFEEKYNAVFYKTNYSLIDNKTIDVYSGQKEKFDKPRKYKGYKENVLFEKLFELIDEQTIIYCSSPSRVRELSNNFCTFLETKNIQKKDSLPLIEWIKQNVSPQWNLIKCLEFEIGINDGALPKHINSSMIDYFNDKKLKYIFCTSTIIEGVNTSAKNVIFFDKTKGKKTLIDFFDYSNIKGRSGRMMVHYVGRVFNFNSPPKKKEEMIIDIPFHQQSPIKDEVLNGLKDEDIKPTTKETEQYKDLMKIPEDQRILFQKNGILIKGQKQILDIIIDLDKVYSVTTKAGNENYKIYDLLNWTYAPSYIQIKFLLELCWKNLMKKGESPKVKSLDQLVFLVSEYGRNGSILSLVQKNFNYSKNHNNQNKTDDELLNQSIEEIFNILRHWFQYKIPKWLSVMNELQKYACEKKGVTSGNYSVYAAKIENDFVRDNLTILSEYGIPTSAINKIASSLDKDLSEDEILKKVVEVSLASNELLQYEKDKIFNCL